A window of Dysidea avara chromosome 1, odDysAvar1.4, whole genome shotgun sequence genomic DNA:
GTCAAGGTTGTTAATTTGTTGTTaaggtgagttacattccacctgaactgtgtaacagcagctgcttgTGTTTCTcctaacaactcacctgttgTTACTTGTGGCTgtttttacattattttgttaaGTTTAGTATGGTGTAGTGCCTAACCAGCCCCACCTAATTCACCACAAATTGCAAATATCCTAAATATTTAGAGGAggaaattttttgctgatttcgtggttttgggtgttatcagcgaaaattttacccttgaaatatttagacctccatatagtctaatacattttgggaacGCTTGCAAATccgtgaaaattttatttttagcaacattgctcaagcAATATTTAGGTATATGGTATGTCACGTCATATtatttgctatggcttcttgtgcgtGTCATTGCTTTATCGCCACTTTAAGAACATGTATGTGAAGTTTAGCTACTCAATCTTGCCAATATCATTGCGTCTCCAACACCCCATGACTAAACCTTTGCCGTATTAATAGCCTGCCATTATAGTGTACACCTCTCACTCAGATACGGTATTTGATAAGGCAATCtagtgtgaacacaaaatgacccaCACAACGCATGGccaattttctcagcactagAACAGCTTTGTGACTAACACACATCAAACATAAGCTGATTGGCCTagtggtatactactggtggagcagtagatgtctggTAGGACCAGTTTGTCTCAGAGTCAAACCCTGATCTCACTATAACGGACACAGTGGGACCCGGAGTTTTTTTTACATTTACATTTGCTGTactatagaggttttcctctttcagaggtagaTATGTATGAAGTCAGGCCTgctgggaccaaaatttttctCCTTATTATAGAAGCATTCCCTATTGTGTCCTATTAATCGGAGATTTAGTTAAAAGAGATTACATTGTAAGAATAAAAACATCAAATAAATTCCTGCCAATTCAACCACATAGATGGCTTACACTCTAACCTTTCAGTTTTATAGCACATCTCCTTTTCTTTATTGTTTGCGTACACACACTGTAACAATCTGTAAAGAGAAATTCTAGAATAATTTGGAGAGACAATTTCAGAAAGCACACAAACCACAAAGTTTAATCCTTTCAACcatacaggtgtatatatatatagaaccAATTTTCACAATTATAGTAGTCCAAAGTTAGGGTTCAGCTTTATCTATTAATAAATCTAGCACCTCATTCACACTGTCCTAGGTTGCTTTCAACAAACTCGAGTTAGCCGTTGGTCACACTACTGCTCAACAAGCGGGCTAGGGATTGCATGTGTCAAATAATAACGAGTGATAACAAGTGCATAATAATTAATAAGCTTTGGGTTGTATAGGCGCTTAATAAAAAAGAACAGCTACCATGTTTAAACTAGCGGGTGCTCCTTTTAACCAAGAATATTTAGGAATATCAATGTATCATCAGAGCATAACGGTCAAATAGTCTACCAAAAGTATGGGTATGTTGTAACCATTTTGTAGTACAGTTTATAATACAGGTGCATACTCactagtcttgcgtggccagaccctttccgtgCAGCTGTTTATCAATTGGAGAATATAAGCGGTGcactacaagggtctggaatagttcgtgattttaaaaaaatactgcTCTTGTCAGTAATTGGTGAGTGTTAATTGGCTCAGGTGATCTTTTAATTGCCAAAATAGTGTAATTACTAAATAACAAGCTGAAAAAGACCTCTGGGAAATATGGCTACTGACAAGTGTGGGTTTTGCCTTCTCCCTACCACTGAATTTTTAACAAGCACGGTTGAATATAAACAAACAAGCTCGCTGTACAGGGAAAGTAGGCAGAAGATATTGAATGGATTTGCAGATCAGAACAGGCTAAAGATGATCTGTTGCATTTAGCCTTTTTGTATCTTGGGTGTTACTCAGTCAACCAATCATCACCAATAACGTgttgaaaatttttacattaacaaactattccagacccttgtagcgtgccgcttataatctctaattgacaAGCGGAAAGGGTCTGACCACGCAAGACtatatactcactgtgtggccAATATCGTTGTTAGCCCGAATTGGCCAACCCGgaatgcattcacactgtattctaTCCTGTGCTAGCCAGCCTCTCCTTGTCATGCTATGCCGTGCCCGGTTCGATTGATTTGCACTACAATTTAATCCGAGCCGTGCTGTGCTGTACCTGGATCAGAAggtagtgtgaacggggtgttaAGAGTCCAGTCACCTTTAataacaagtagaagaaaaaaattggaattataaattagattagggacagtgtataatgctgcaataaaaagtactgaaacaagctggatcagagtagtacgtaatgtccaaatactgtaaaacaataagaagtgaatatctctactgtgctacactctttttaatgtttttttgtaagctcatgaccactaaatatctgctgagttactcacagcactattatactagattatgactcatacaataacaactgatcagtgggcatggctctacataagcctgcagacaataatggacgtggattcgtgcatacctacggactgatgaatggacgtggctaccatatgtctacagacagtaatttacgtaagtgggcgtggattagtgcatacctacacactgatgaatggacgtggctaccatatgtctacagactgtaatttacgtaagtgggcgtggctcacgaaagaagcagagctatgctatgacgtgtagtaacacatccacatttactttagcacgtggggtcagacccaaataatctgtaaagcaggacctggatgacccgactcagtttaacattgttactaaataaactatatttattgacttacacattgctatatagtccgccgtgagttgctctctctgatcgatatcaacagcgagtcacgtacGCGTGTTTTTTGTGCAActggcgaccacgtgtattcaaatagtttgatgcaatatacactggtatggaagccgtactgtagtctattaacactcagcttgactgatggccatggtaaagaaggataaaaggtaagacaatagcacaagcattgtatgcttatcaatataccaaaggttttttcttaagcgaactagaaacgtttctgcaaaaaaaattagggctgtagctgtagccacttttccgctacgcttgatgtcaggcaggcaggcagtagaaaattctgttgaataattttttctaaattttgtagcaacttgacgcaaacgtttcaggtcgatctgaagacagttttgggcttgattttacccaaccaatactgtcatgtcattgtgagggaaaatcgcggcaggtttttgggttatattatattaaggatcgcccccacaccttcgatgtccctactacTCTTGTACAGCCAGACCACCTATTTTCTTTTGTTGGTGAATTGTATGTGCTGTGATTCTGGTGAAATGCATGTGATGGCTTCAACTATTTTAAAAAGCCATTGCAAAGCCAGTCACTAATTGATCAGTGTGTAATTTTTACCAAACCTTTCACAGCAATCTGAAGCCAAGCAAACACAATAGAATACCCAAAACCTGGGGGTAACCAGAACAAAACTGTAACACTGCATTCACCAGACCTTTATTCTTTCCTGACCCAATAAAAAAGTTGTCTGACTAGTAGGCTACTCCATTATTTCTGATTATATCTATAAAAATCCTGAGTGCTGGCAGCTAGCAGTGGTAGAACAGTGGACAGCAATGCAGAAAGTAGACAGTTCAAGTTCAGAAAATGACACTTTTTACAAGTTTTAACTGTGTTAGGTTCCTTGATAAAAAATATCTTTTATACTGGCCTGAAGGTGACCGTCATGCACGTGACTTAAATGATTTGAAAAGGCGTGCACCTGCACGTTATTGCACGTGTATACTGTTAATTTTTCCCGCCCTACACGCGAGACTATAGCTAGCGCATGCAGGCGACACAGTGCTGCAACCCTTTAAACTATAGTCAAAACTCTGCGGATTCACGGATTTTGACGACGGTGTTCTACACGAATGACGATAAGAAAACTGGAACCACCACCCGTACACAGAGTGGAATTCTTTTAGTGCTAGTTTACAACACAGAGTCATACCTCCGCGTACCTGTCGCCTCCTTTTGCCCCGATATGTCATAGTACAGGCCATTTCTCATTGGAAGTGAACACTCACGTGAGCAACATAAAACGGATCCGAAATTCCGTAAATTTCTACGTTTACTTTTGCAGGATCATTACTGAATCAACAGTTACGATAGCCAGAGGTTCATTATAGTACTTTAAAGGGACTGCTCATGAGGCAAGCTCATACATGGCGCTTATAGCTTGGGGATTTGTCTATTTAACAAAGCTTGTCAGATGTTATGAGTTTACtgaaacaataaaaatataCCCAACTGGCCCTGATCAGCTCGTCTTGAGTGTATACACTATATATCCTTGGTAAAAACAATGAGGGATTGAGCTGTTTTACTACAGCTACACAATTAAGACACAACTTTCATGGTTACATGATCCATGCACCAATTCAACCATGCAGTCTGACAGTGATATTTCCCTGGCTGTCAGTGAAGCAAAAATATAACTGTTTGTGATTTATTATTTGTATTAATGATTGTGCAAAAAAGTATTAAATACCAGCCAAGATTTGTGAttaaacatttatttattaaatttataacaaagtataatagcaaaaaaaaaaagtttgtcATTTGTTGTAAAGTATAACATCTGGATGTACAGTGACAACAAAATGCCACTAAGAATATTAACTATACCAGTCATATATAAAAATAGCAGGAAAGCTGCAATCAGCAGTATACACATGCAGCTCAATATAATGTACTACATAAGCAAAATAGGCATGTAAAATATAAAGGTATCAGTTAAAAAACAcattataactagctatatgtaaCTGCATGTACAAAACCAGGTATATAATGGTTAAAATATTTACTTGACTTGTTTACGAGCTGCCTAGCTGAACTTTTGATTGCTTCTTAGGATCATCGTGATTCTCTAAATGTTTTGTCAAAAATCTTTTCTCTACAAATGCTTTACTGCACAAATGACATGGATAAGGCTTCTCTCTGGTATGAGTTCTGACATGCTGACGTAAACCACTTCTAACAGCAAATTTTTTAATACAATATGGACATGAGAAAGGTTTTTCTCCAGTATGAATTCTTATATGTACTTTTAGAGAATTGGTTAGTGCGAAAGCTTTACCACAATATTGACATTGGTATGGTTTTTCTCCAGTATGAGTTCTCAAATGTGATTTTAAGCTAGTGGCACCTGCAAATCCTTTGCCACACACATGGCAGAAATAACGTTTTACACCACTATGAGTCTGTAAATGTGTTTGTAGATCACTTTTAGCTGCAAATGCACTTGTACAATATGGACATGGATAAGGCTTGTCTACATAATGGGTTCTTACATGTAGCCTAAACAAAACACTTCGAGTAAACGTCTTTTCACAATATTCACATTGATAATTCTTTTTGTTAATGTGAGAATCCAAATGAACTTGACGTGCACCGCTTAGTGTAAAAGCTTTACTACACAGGGGGCATTGATACGGCCTCTCTCCAGTGTGAGTCCTTAAATGGTTTGACAGATTTGAGTGTAATGAAAATGCCTTGCTGCAATATTGACATCTGTAAGGTTTTTCTCCGGTATGAGTTCTTAAATGAGACCGCAAACTACTACCTTGGGCAAATCCCTTTGAACAATACTTACACTTATAAGGCTTCTCTCCAGTATGAGTTCTTATATGTGACTTCAGATTACTTCTATTGGCAAATGCCCTGTCACAATGTGAACACTTATAGGGTCTTTCTCCGGTATGTAATAGCAGATGAGAGTGTAAGCTACTGTTTACTGCAAATGATTTATCACAATATGAACACTTGTATGGCTTTTCTCCAGTGTGAACCCTCACATGTTTTTGTAGGTAGTGTTGTCGCACAAACTCCTTACTACAGTATTGACAAATGTATTGCTTCACTCCAGAACCTGGGGATTTCTTTTGACATTTCTGCACACCTTTCCTAGCATTTGCTTTCGAATTAACTTTCGTTGACGCTCTCAAATTTGCTTTTGTTGAAGCTCTCAAATTAGCATTTGTTGATGCTTTCAGATTAGCTTTTGGTGACACTTTTGAAGTTGAAGAGTCTGTAACAACTTGTGTATCAGTAGAATGTAAGTAGTAATTTTCTTCATGTTTCCTGATGTGTTGTTGAAGGTTGATCAGTGTAGTGAATACTTCACTACATTTACCACATTTGAACACTGCTGGATTAGCTTTGCGACACACTTCACTGTACTTCAAGTGAAGGTCAAAGTTGCGTTTTTCAATAAACTGTCTTCGGCAGTAAGCACAAGTAAAGTTGGGAGCTATAGGAACAAAACAGTAGaatgcacacatacactataTACTGAATGCATCTGCTTGTAGAAACTACAATATTACAAATATTTGCTGTGTGACTTGGTCTGTTAAAAAAAAGTGGGCACAAAATAGACCCAATCATATAACAGGTCAACCTCAgtgctggaatagaatattttcCACTCCGTGACATGTATTACAAAGCCAATTAgtcaatcatacagtacagtagtactgtatattaaggattatgaaggtttgcacttttctggccaaaaatatcaccctaaaccagcctcacaataccttcatggcaccttggaagacttggttaggtataaccaagcccaataCAGCCTGGAATGCTTccaaacagtagctacaagattaaaatatatatttagtggaattttctactgactgactttcTAATGCCTTTAGACAGGCCTAACTTGATGAtggctatgggcttgactttttcactgttaataataatactgcaaaaatagtaaacaaacaattaaaagAAACACGTTGAAtggtgctacttctaaaaaccaggctccatgcagctagctaactcatttgGAATTAACCAATTGTGTAGCTATAATACATcaattaatttaattaatgcaatttcataattcatgaaatttttgtaattcttcaattacgttgctatgcattgctaaggaagcgttccACTTTTAATGTtgtgcacagaagtatcttctataTAACTTAactaacgtgtttttttttCTCACAAATTTTCTcggcaaagcctcaaagctgctcttcatttttgttcatgaATGTAGGAGACATGCCCActttcaacttgaagggataggctattcctagtAATCTACGAGGCCTGTACAGTTGTTTTGCAGTTGTTAAACCTTGAAaagaaggtaattcacaaaatCCAAGGGGAGtcgccacacctgtatttcagaccgccgaaaagaaaccacctcagagcaaactTTACTCATGCGGAAGTTTAATGCAGATAgaaatttaattcctaattcaatCATGGGAATTGACTGAATCAAGGATAAAtgtatgtccactagtatatctgcaggtataggtgacctcccttgtttccaaACATTTTTTTAGGTGTGGCAGCACTCATATttcatttgtgaccagatttcataTAACCTGGCTTCCgcttttaccagaaatggattgctggtctcatattccactctgtacttccttcaggactggcaagtctggtttctgcagcagcttttCTTCTGACACTGTCAAAGCCACTAGTGGaagattggtgccattaaacagccatggctttgttgtaatggtgtgtagtgagttGGGACTTCACaaagagctcaccaatagtgctctcaatcaatttggagtgatttgagggccatggagggcccaagcttggcctctggattctatttgtcttcttactccatttcatactcctatattaagccTACCCACTGCCTCTATTACTCCACCAGACAACCctctattactaccacctgtgatattattacctgctaaaaaaaagctgcccaaaacagggcatattttgggtatcagaaacttaTATACccatagctagtaaatagatgaataattggtgcatattttgtttgcacagctgtaggcactggaaGTTACTaaacaatgattacttaaaatctcTACATCTCCTAACAAAGTTTTgtgcgttgaaaccgggttttgttaaatccagtcacattttatttcagagggatatatactctaatagagcagtcatgtagtACCAGGTGCAGCTGCAATGATAACTAGATGATGCTACACATTTTtattagtggtgtgcgatatgtGAAAaatttttatatcgtgatatgatatagaatctttatatcgtgatataagccAAGGTAaagattttagctataattagagaaagatgtcattgtacactgtacttttttttgttgttgataaaagagcttgcaatgttgtatgctagtcatgtaccatgttgtattgcgcttctagtacatcactgctacaagtgtcatcagtaTAAACACactagctgagtgatgagttgtatatcgtgatatatatggTATTGTGATATGTAATTGTGATAGGAAAGTATCCTAcgtatatcgcacaccactaatgTGTACGCTGAAATCTTAACACATTGAGTATCCTTACCAAACATGTGGTCCACGGTCAATCCCTGTTGTTTCACATAATCCTCACCATACCATACTAATAGTTCTGTGCCTGGTGGGATACTCTTGATGGTGTAGCAGTAAATGCTTCCTTTATACTGAAACGATAGCAAGTTCTGCTCAGATTCATTTCTAGCACAATTGATAAATCTCAACCAACTAGCATGTTCCTCATTCTTGGCATCAATGTAGTATGACACATGACCATTCTTTGTAACCTGAGATAACAGTTATgtgtatatacaaatatttttataatCTCAATAGGATCATTGCTAGGAAAATAGTATAGTGAAACTAGCAGGATGGGGTTGCAGACAACATCAATTTAACAGAAGGCCAAGTTTTGAGGAATCATATCTTTAGAACATACAGAATGCCTAAGGCAAGTGAAGGTGAACTGGTGTAGTGCATCATCTTTTTCAGCTACACGATGCACTAACATGTGTCCTATGTCTTCATTCAACACAACGGAGCTGTATAGTCACATACagccattcccaggctgaccaaaCTCACCATAGCTCCATTGGAGCCCCAAACCACATGTGCAGATTgtcactgtgcttgggaaaagcagccagcaaaagcagaccactcaaatctagctgattttaataaTGAAACTTGATAATTTATTAATGTAGCTTTGTgctcttggtgaaaaatcaaatctgctgtcatgggtgataagaccggttttcccagatccaatATAAATGAATACCAGTACCAGTTGGATATACTCTCTAGTAACAGTTACCCGagtgtcctattagagtatgtgtctgactgttctattagagtatatgactgAAACAATGGCATAAATGTAAACACGTACATATATATTGTAACTCTAGGAGGCACTGCTCGAGGGGGGAGAAGTTTTAGGATAAAGTAGTGTTTGTTCCACTAAGAGGAGAAGAACGGAATTCTAGCACACAAGTTGTATTCATTTGTCATTTGGTTGGTATAGCAGGATGAATGAAGGACATAGACATTCTAAGACTCTACTTGGATATCTTCTGAGAAAATTTAAATTAGACCACCTGGGTTGGGAGCACTTTTGATAGTTATCAGATAGTTCATACAATAACAACGATAGCCAGCcacagaaataaaaaaaaactgcTGCAAAAGGCTAATCTcacttagcaactgttgctatggtACCAAACCTTAGCCATAGTAGCCTTTGCTAAGTAACCACATTGTTGCTATGCAATAggacatctatcactatggaAACATCATTTGCTGTCCACATGCAATTAATCTCAAATCGCATGGTCTGTTCTTGTAATTGCACTGTCAATCTGACAGTGTGGAGTAATTCTATCGACAACCAATATTATAATAGTATTGTTTAACAGTTACtcatacaattattccctaattgcactcaaatgtgtgtgattacctatactaatcaCATGGTAATTTAGTTTGTCATACATTAGTTTTAATAGTagggagtgcaattaatcccaaatcatgtgatttgattttgtaattatacTGTCAATCCGACAGTATGGAAATATTATCAACAAAAtggtgttaccatagtgatagatgtccTATTGCATAGCAACAATGTGGTTACTTAGCAAAGGCTACTAttgctaaggtaaaagtcactttggtaccatagCAACACGGTTGCTAAGTGAGATTAGCCTTTTGCAGTGGTTgtttttttgaatttctgttgcttgCTATCGTCGTCGGAATAATgatggtcactatgtgattagtagacGATAACACACATTTCCGTGCAATTAGTGAGTAATCATGcttgtaacagccaaaattgcactcagcttcgcctcgtgTACTTTTGACTATTACTCATAACattcaaatgtgtgtgattacccatacaaagtgtatgctttgtaaagcATGCAAAATTAGCCATTcggagataaaacctgtttgatggtaaagtgtactggCTAAAATGttatataattcattatttgATGACATAAGAATTGTGacagtagtgactgctctattagaatatctctcTTCACACTATACAACAGTTATAGAGTattatttataactgttgtctgcTATTtgccattggctttctataatTCAGTAAAGTGTGAATGATTCCCAGGTGTCACTATATTCCTGTAAGTCCAGGGGATCTACCTATGTTGAAACTCACCTCCCAGAAGTAACTTGTATCAGTTTCATCAGTGACATCTTCTTTCTGTACCACTTCTCCCTTGTAGGGACCAATCCTAGTCCTTCTGGGTATATACTCT
This region includes:
- the LOC136255132 gene encoding zinc finger protein 699-like, whose amino-acid sequence is MPGRAQNTSKRKRERSDTNAVTVPAIKKFRRCKETKCGAVVDVDWSPSVVVRRLPAAVASIKGRCCGKITIEDKRKPPLRTAPKKKCVKLPLSNDSQKDEVSEVTSPIQGSTVDTNPCRKSTRLTKMTPNYYGDLLILDDDIEFDDEDVTDGVDNMVVKDDDEYHDSNHDNDVDVEGVVDVEGVSDDDDDVETVSDDDGNVDHSQGDEHHDDIDRDKDHHNGGDHDDIIFCEDCTAPYHGDCPVHGPLTPLDESRGWDQDSKSFTNIPVPLQVTVKMSSIMNAGKGVFSKEYIPRRTRIGPYKGEVVQKEDVTDETDTSYFWEVTKNGHVSYYIDAKNEEHASWLRFINCARNESEQNLLSFQYKGSIYCYTIKSIPPGTELLVWYGEDYVKQQGLTVDHMFAPNFTCAYCRRQFIEKRNFDLHLKYSEVCRKANPAVFKCGKCSEVFTTLINLQQHIRKHEENYYLHSTDTQVVTDSSTSKVSPKANLKASTNANLRASTKANLRASTKVNSKANARKGVQKCQKKSPGSGVKQYICQYCSKEFVRQHYLQKHVRVHTGEKPYKCSYCDKSFAVNSSLHSHLLLHTGERPYKCSHCDRAFANRSNLKSHIRTHTGEKPYKCKYCSKGFAQGSSLRSHLRTHTGEKPYRCQYCSKAFSLHSNLSNHLRTHTGERPYQCPLCSKAFTLSGARQVHLDSHINKKNYQCEYCEKTFTRSVLFRLHVRTHYVDKPYPCPYCTSAFAAKSDLQTHLQTHSGVKRYFCHVCGKGFAGATSLKSHLRTHTGEKPYQCQYCGKAFALTNSLKVHIRIHTGEKPFSCPYCIKKFAVRSGLRQHVRTHTREKPYPCHLCSKAFVEKRFLTKHLENHDDPKKQSKVQLGSS